From the genome of Hymenobacter sp. PAMC 26628, one region includes:
- the porT gene encoding type IX secretion/gliding motility protein PorT/SprT, which produces MATPYLRHQLHLHRPQLSRLLALVLLLALPLAGQAQQRRRPVKATRSRKGNLKGVTVANLSNYDDRWFHPGLYFAPGFSKFFIEQSATYILPQTLTANSIISPDFGVGIIGDVRLGKSGSPFILRFAPGVNFRTRRVEFGPHNLTPPDSVFTQEVSSTVVDFPLLLKYQSKRRGNTRMYMIAGVKPSVSVTTRRSDLLRNQLQVSDNDLTLEYGVGLDLFYPLFKFAPELRFSYGLRNLLIDRPDLYSRSLQSLRTSTVTLYLNIQN; this is translated from the coding sequence ATGGCAACCCCTTACCTTCGGCATCAGCTCCATTTACACCGCCCACAACTGAGCCGGCTGCTGGCCTTGGTCCTATTGTTGGCCTTGCCTTTAGCGGGCCAGGCACAGCAGCGACGCCGGCCCGTTAAAGCTACTCGCAGCCGAAAAGGCAACCTAAAGGGCGTCACAGTGGCCAACTTGTCTAACTACGACGACCGGTGGTTTCACCCGGGGCTATACTTTGCGCCAGGCTTTTCAAAGTTCTTTATAGAGCAGTCGGCCACATACATTCTGCCGCAGACATTGACGGCTAATTCCATCATTAGCCCTGATTTTGGGGTGGGTATTATCGGCGACGTGCGGCTGGGCAAGTCGGGTTCGCCGTTTATCCTGCGGTTTGCGCCGGGCGTAAATTTCCGCACCCGGCGGGTCGAGTTTGGGCCCCACAACCTCACGCCACCCGACTCAGTGTTCACCCAGGAAGTTAGCTCGACGGTGGTGGATTTTCCGCTGCTGCTGAAGTACCAATCGAAGCGCCGGGGCAACACCCGGATGTACATGATTGCCGGCGTGAAGCCAAGCGTGAGCGTGACTACGCGCCGCAGCGACTTGCTGCGCAACCAACTGCAGGTGAGTGACAACGATTTAACCCTGGAGTACGGCGTGGGGCTGGACCTGTTCTATCCGCTATTTAAGTTTGCACCGGAGTTGCGGTTTTCCTACGGCCTGCGCAATCTGCTTATCGACCGCCCCGACCTATACAGCCGAAGCTTGCAGAGCCTTCGTACCAGCACGGTTACCCTTTACCTGAATATCCAAAACTAA
- a CDS encoding DUF5606 family protein, with amino-acid sequence MPYELKEIAAISGMPGLYRLLKAARHGVLVESLDARATRSMAPARNKVSLLAEISIYTTDYDVNVPLTDVFEQIHAHYGTDLPVTNKSSEAELAEFMGQAVPDYDRDRVYFSDIKKLASWYGVVSQNLPYQSAAEAAAAPAEGEPLSTGGVIDAPEPAATAGAPANPEATTADAAK; translated from the coding sequence ATGCCTTACGAACTGAAAGAAATCGCCGCCATCAGCGGCATGCCGGGCTTGTACCGCTTGCTGAAAGCCGCCCGCCATGGTGTGCTGGTGGAAAGCCTCGACGCCCGTGCCACCCGCAGCATGGCCCCGGCCCGCAACAAGGTGTCGTTGCTCGCGGAGATTTCGATTTATACGACCGATTACGACGTAAACGTGCCCCTGACCGACGTGTTTGAGCAAATCCACGCCCACTACGGCACCGATTTGCCTGTAACCAACAAGTCGAGCGAGGCGGAGCTGGCCGAGTTTATGGGCCAGGCCGTGCCCGACTACGACCGCGACCGGGTGTACTTCTCCGACATCAAGAAGCTGGCCAGCTGGTACGGCGTGGTGAGCCAAAACCTCCCCTACCAGTCCGCTGCCGAAGCCGCTGCCGCGCCCGCCGAAGGTGAGCCCCTAAGCACGGGCGGCGTGATTGACGCACCCGAGCCTGCCGCCACGGCCGGGGCCCCCGCTAACCCGGAGGCTACGACCGCCGACGCTGCTAAGTAG
- a CDS encoding aspartate kinase codes for MAAHSPLVYKFGGASVKDAAAIRNLQRIVETTAAGRPLLVVVSAMGKTTNALEEIFDLAHRGQSYDAPLGALHDFHAAAAEALAGPGAAPGPWRQTLQDLREQLADINPDHYDRQYDQIVGYGELLASQLVAQALGAQWLDCRPLVRTDRTWREGRVDWPATERLVQAALPALLDQGPVVTQGFLGGTAGGLTTTLGREGSDYSAAIFAYCLGAESVTIWKDVSGLLSADPKIFPDAVRYPEISYQETIEMAYYGASVIHPKTLKPLAERGIPLRVRSFVDPGAPGTLIHDCQHPALAPAFIRKTGQCLLSFESKDFAFISEENLEVIFGALAQARLKINLMQNSAISFSVCTDFSERRVQQLLGLLAGQFRVHYNADLTLFTIKNYDAASVARLTAGRALLLEQRTRSTFQFVCR; via the coding sequence ATGGCAGCACATTCCCCCTTGGTTTACAAATTTGGCGGCGCTTCGGTGAAAGACGCAGCCGCCATCCGCAACCTCCAGCGCATCGTGGAAACCACGGCCGCGGGCCGGCCGCTGCTCGTGGTGGTGTCGGCGATGGGCAAAACAACCAACGCGCTGGAAGAGATTTTTGACCTGGCCCACCGCGGCCAGTCCTACGACGCACCCCTGGGGGCCCTGCACGACTTCCATGCCGCCGCCGCCGAAGCACTGGCGGGCCCCGGAGCCGCGCCGGGGCCCTGGCGCCAAACGCTGCAAGACTTGCGCGAACAGCTGGCCGACATCAACCCCGACCACTACGACCGGCAGTACGACCAGATTGTGGGCTACGGCGAGCTGCTCGCCTCGCAGCTGGTGGCGCAGGCACTGGGGGCCCAGTGGCTCGATTGCCGGCCCCTGGTGCGCACCGACCGTACCTGGCGCGAGGGCCGCGTGGACTGGCCGGCCACCGAGCGGCTGGTGCAGGCCGCGCTACCGGCGCTGCTGGACCAGGGGCCCGTCGTTACGCAGGGCTTTTTGGGCGGCACGGCTGGGGGCCTAACGACAACGCTCGGCCGCGAAGGCTCCGACTATTCGGCGGCCATCTTTGCGTATTGCCTCGGGGCTGAGTCGGTTACGATTTGGAAGGACGTGTCCGGGCTGCTCAGCGCCGACCCCAAGATTTTCCCGGATGCGGTGCGCTACCCGGAAATCAGCTACCAGGAAACCATCGAAATGGCTTACTACGGGGCCAGCGTCATCCACCCCAAAACGCTGAAGCCGCTGGCCGAGCGCGGCATTCCGTTGCGGGTGCGCTCGTTTGTGGACCCCGGGGCCCCCGGCACGCTCATCCACGACTGCCAGCACCCGGCGCTGGCGCCGGCCTTCATCCGCAAAACGGGGCAGTGCCTGCTCTCGTTCGAAAGCAAGGATTTCGCGTTCATCTCGGAAGAAAACCTGGAGGTGATTTTTGGGGCCCTGGCGCAGGCGCGGCTCAAAATCAACCTGATGCAGAACTCGGCCATCAGCTTTTCGGTGTGCACCGACTTTTCGGAGCGGCGGGTGCAGCAGTTGCTGGGCCTGCTGGCCGGGCAGTTCCGGGTGCACTACAACGCCGATTTGACGCTCTTTACCATCAAAAACTACGACGCCGCCAGCGTGGCCCGCCTCACCGCCGGCCGCGCGCTGCTGCTGGAGCAGCGTACGCGCAGCACCTTTCAGTTCGTATGCCGGTAG
- a CDS encoding SDR family NAD(P)-dependent oxidoreductase: MIKTAFVTGASSGIGRATAVALARAGFQLVVTGRRRERLDELAAAVAPTPVHILTFDVRDRDATTAAVIGLPLEFAAIDVLVNSAGGAHGLSPLQDGDPHDWDFMVDANVRGVLNVTHAVLPGLTARKTGFIVNISSIAGREAYANGNVYCASKAAVSMLTKTMRLDLLPFGIRVAEVAPGAVETEFSEVRFKGDSERAAKVYDGFEPLRAEDVADVVAFMVTRPAHVNVADVLLLPTAQGSATTTFRQPS, encoded by the coding sequence GTGATAAAAACGGCATTTGTAACGGGGGCTTCGTCCGGTATTGGGCGCGCCACGGCGGTAGCATTGGCCCGGGCTGGCTTCCAATTGGTGGTGACGGGCCGGCGGCGCGAGCGCCTCGACGAGTTGGCGGCGGCGGTGGCCCCCACGCCGGTCCACATCCTGACGTTTGATGTGCGCGACCGCGACGCCACCACGGCCGCCGTGATTGGACTACCGCTCGAATTTGCGGCCATCGACGTACTGGTGAACAGCGCCGGTGGGGCCCACGGCCTCAGCCCCCTCCAGGACGGTGACCCGCACGACTGGGACTTCATGGTTGATGCCAACGTGCGCGGCGTACTGAACGTGACCCACGCTGTGCTGCCGGGCCTAACGGCCCGCAAAACCGGCTTTATTGTCAACATCAGTTCCATTGCCGGGCGCGAAGCCTACGCCAATGGAAACGTGTATTGCGCCAGCAAAGCGGCGGTGAGCATGCTCACCAAAACCATGCGGCTCGACTTGCTGCCTTTCGGCATCCGGGTAGCAGAAGTAGCCCCCGGCGCGGTAGAAACAGAGTTTTCAGAGGTGCGTTTCAAGGGCGATTCTGAGCGCGCGGCCAAGGTGTACGATGGTTTCGAACCGCTGCGGGCCGAAGACGTAGCCGATGTGGTGGCGTTCATGGTGACGCGCCCGGCCCACGTCAACGTAGCCGATGTGCTACTGCTGCCCACGGCCCAGGGCTCGGCAACAACGACCTTCCGGCAGCCGAGCTAG
- the yihA gene encoding ribosome biogenesis GTP-binding protein YihA/YsxC, translated as MIIRDARFLTSNTRVELCPPPDRPEYAFIGRSNVGKSSLINALTSRAGLAKTSASPGKTQLINHFLINEQWYLVDLPGYGYAKVSKTARAEWHKMINAYLQRRENLACVCVLIDSRLPPQASDLEFMEKLGEMGVPFVMVFTKIDKQSAAQTRTLIAAYLAKMSEIWDELPRHFLTSASTKAGREELLGFIDEVNQRLAATPGA; from the coding sequence ATGATTATTCGTGACGCTCGGTTTTTGACGAGCAATACCCGCGTGGAGCTGTGCCCGCCCCCCGACCGGCCAGAATACGCCTTCATCGGGCGCTCCAACGTGGGCAAGTCGTCGCTCATCAACGCCTTGACCAGTCGAGCAGGTTTGGCCAAAACGTCGGCCTCGCCCGGCAAAACCCAGCTCATCAACCACTTCCTCATTAATGAGCAGTGGTACTTGGTCGATTTGCCAGGTTACGGCTACGCCAAGGTGAGCAAAACCGCCCGGGCCGAGTGGCACAAGATGATCAACGCCTACTTGCAGCGCCGCGAAAACCTGGCTTGCGTGTGCGTACTCATCGATTCGCGCTTGCCGCCGCAGGCCAGCGACCTGGAATTCATGGAAAAGCTGGGCGAAATGGGGGTGCCTTTCGTGATGGTGTTTACCAAGATTGACAAGCAGTCGGCGGCCCAAACGCGCACGCTCATTGCCGCGTATCTGGCCAAGATGAGTGAAATTTGGGACGAGCTGCCGCGGCATTTTCTTACCTCGGCCAGCACCAAAGCAGGGCGCGAGGAGCTGCTGGGCTTCATCGACGAGGTGAACCAGCGGCTGGCCGCCACGCCCGGCGCGTAG
- the ubiE gene encoding bifunctional demethylmenaquinone methyltransferase/2-methoxy-6-polyprenyl-1,4-benzoquinol methylase UbiE: MAVVPYKEDSADKKSQVATMFDSIAGKYDFLNHFLSAGTDIYWRRKAVDELKALRPARILDIATGTADFAIETLRAAAPNAHVTGVDISEGMLDVGRRKLAEKQLGHRIQLELGDSENLPFADGSFDAVTASFGVRNFAHLEVGLAEMRRVLRPGGKLVILEFSKPTAFPLKQAYNFYFRRVLPVFGKLISKDRAAYTYLPESVQAFPDGSDFLAILARVGFKNPAWQPLTFGISSIYTAHN, encoded by the coding sequence ATGGCCGTTGTCCCCTACAAAGAAGATTCTGCCGACAAGAAGTCGCAGGTAGCCACGATGTTCGACAGCATCGCGGGTAAGTATGACTTCCTTAACCACTTTCTAAGCGCGGGCACTGACATTTATTGGCGCCGCAAGGCGGTGGATGAGTTGAAGGCCCTGCGTCCGGCCCGAATCTTGGACATTGCTACTGGCACGGCCGACTTTGCTATCGAAACCCTGCGGGCCGCCGCGCCCAACGCCCACGTGACGGGGGTAGACATTTCGGAAGGGATGTTGGACGTGGGCCGCCGTAAGCTGGCTGAGAAGCAGTTAGGCCATCGCATTCAGCTGGAGTTGGGTGATTCGGAGAATTTGCCCTTTGCTGATGGATCCTTTGACGCCGTAACGGCTTCGTTTGGGGTCCGCAACTTCGCGCATTTAGAAGTGGGCTTGGCCGAAATGCGCCGGGTATTGCGCCCCGGTGGCAAACTCGTGATTTTGGAGTTCAGCAAACCGACGGCGTTTCCGCTCAAGCAGGCTTATAATTTTTACTTTCGCCGGGTGCTGCCCGTGTTTGGGAAACTGATTTCCAAGGACCGGGCCGCTTACACGTACCTGCCCGAATCGGTGCAGGCTTTTCCCGACGGCTCCGATTTTCTGGCCATTCTGGCCCGGGTCGGCTTTAAAAACCCCGCATGGCAACCCCTTACCTTCGGCATCAGCTCCATTTACACCGCCCACAACTGA
- a CDS encoding cytidine deaminase: protein MARTLRQLALAYDELDAPADLSPTELLVWDAARAATAHAYAPYSHFCVGAALLLADGTIFQGTNQENAAYPSGLCAERTALFGLAAAQPGHAPIVGMAVAARPATGDFGPAMPCGACRQVMTEYEARQGQPIPLLLPSRGGSILRFAALADLMPFTFLADDLPSA, encoded by the coding sequence ATGGCCCGCACCCTCCGCCAGCTCGCCCTGGCCTACGACGAACTCGACGCTCCCGCCGACCTCTCCCCCACCGAGCTTTTGGTATGGGACGCCGCCCGCGCCGCCACCGCTCACGCTTATGCACCGTACTCGCACTTTTGCGTGGGGGCTGCCCTGCTGCTGGCCGACGGCACCATTTTCCAAGGCACCAACCAGGAAAACGCCGCTTACCCCTCGGGGCTTTGCGCCGAGCGCACCGCCTTGTTTGGGCTGGCCGCGGCCCAGCCGGGCCACGCGCCCATTGTGGGCATGGCCGTAGCCGCTAGGCCGGCAACCGGCGATTTTGGCCCCGCCATGCCCTGTGGGGCCTGCCGCCAGGTGATGACTGAGTACGAAGCACGGCAGGGCCAACCCATTCCGCTGCTGCTGCCCAGTCGCGGCGGCAGCATCCTGCGCTTCGCTGCGCTGGCCGATTTGATGCCGTTCACCTTCCTGGCCGACGACCTACCCAGCGCATAG
- a CDS encoding enoyl-CoA hydratase-related protein, which produces MPEFLLVTPQARPGVALLQLNRPKELNALNLALMHELREALGALDADAAVRAVVITGSDRAFAAGADIRALAGQSPVDMLLADHVTFWDQLRLMRKPLVAAVAGFALGGGCELALVCDLIVAAETAQFGQPEIRLGTLPGGGGTQRLARAVGKAKAMEMVLTGDFITATEALRLGLVNRVVPTGQHLEEAFRLAARIAAQPPVAVRLAKEAVNYAFESHLAAGLQFERRNYYLTFASDDQREGMAAFLEKRPPAFNGH; this is translated from the coding sequence ATGCCCGAATTCCTCCTCGTTACGCCCCAGGCCCGGCCGGGCGTGGCGCTGCTCCAACTCAACCGCCCGAAGGAGCTGAATGCCCTGAACCTGGCGCTGATGCACGAACTCCGCGAGGCGCTGGGGGCCCTGGACGCCGACGCCGCGGTGCGGGCGGTGGTCATCACCGGGAGCGACCGGGCCTTTGCCGCGGGGGCCGACATCCGGGCCCTGGCTGGCCAGAGCCCGGTGGACATGCTGCTGGCCGACCACGTAACGTTTTGGGACCAGCTGCGGCTGATGCGCAAGCCGCTGGTGGCCGCCGTGGCGGGCTTTGCCCTGGGCGGCGGCTGCGAGCTGGCCCTGGTTTGCGACCTGATTGTGGCGGCCGAAACAGCGCAGTTTGGGCAGCCCGAAATCCGGCTGGGCACGCTGCCCGGCGGCGGCGGCACCCAGCGCCTGGCCCGCGCCGTGGGCAAGGCCAAGGCCATGGAAATGGTGCTCACCGGCGACTTCATTACGGCCACCGAGGCCCTGCGCCTGGGCTTGGTGAACCGCGTGGTGCCCACCGGCCAGCACCTGGAAGAGGCGTTTCGCCTGGCGGCGCGCATCGCGGCCCAGCCGCCGGTGGCCGTGCGCCTGGCCAAGGAAGCCGTGAACTACGCCTTTGAAAGCCATCTGGCCGCGGGCCTACAGTTCGAGCGGCGCAACTACTACCTCACCTTTGCCTCGGACGACCAGCGCGAGGGCATGGCGGCTTTTTTGGAAAAGCGGCCACCGGCCTTTAACGGCCACTGA
- a CDS encoding energy transducer TonB yields the protein MLKPLLSLLALSLLLTAPAVAQTTPPNTSPPARPAPETGAGTGRVGAVIPVAEYYEGGQEAMYAFIAQELKYPLLAKRNRIQGRCIVSFTLNPDGTMSGVKLVKQLGGGTGDEALRVVRLLKFKKPAYPILTSLPIDFKLGVTGSNATE from the coding sequence ATGTTGAAACCTTTGCTCTCGCTGCTGGCCTTAAGTCTGCTGCTCACGGCGCCGGCGGTGGCCCAAACTACGCCCCCTAATACCTCACCGCCCGCCCGCCCGGCCCCCGAAACTGGGGCTGGCACCGGCCGCGTGGGGGCCGTCATTCCAGTGGCCGAGTACTACGAAGGAGGCCAGGAGGCCATGTACGCCTTCATTGCCCAGGAGCTGAAATACCCGCTGCTGGCCAAGCGCAACCGCATTCAGGGCCGTTGCATCGTTAGCTTCACGCTGAACCCTGACGGCACCATGTCGGGCGTGAAGCTGGTGAAGCAACTAGGCGGCGGCACCGGTGACGAGGCCCTGCGCGTCGTGCGCCTGCTTAAGTTCAAGAAACCTGCTTACCCCATTCTCACTAGCCTGCCCATCGACTTCAAGCTCGGGGTGACGGGCTCGAACGCCACCGAATAA
- the fbp gene encoding class 1 fructose-bisphosphatase, protein MDHNKMALPVGATLDRFIMRKQEDFPYATGELSQLLRDIALAAKIVNREINRSGLIDIAGAYGSQNVQGEDQQKLDVVANIRFIRALRNGGEVCTIISEEDEEMIQTGNVQGKYVVAIDPLDGSSNIDVNVSIGTIFSIYRRMSPTGRDGTAADCLQPGTHQVAAGYVIYGSSTMLVYTTGNGVNGFTYEPSLGEFFLSHPDIQTPTTGTVYSVNEGSSSSFAPAVAAYVQQCKAQGFSARYIGSLVADFHRNLLKGGIYFYPATAKNSSGKLRLMYECNPLAFIVEQAGGKSSNGTRRTMEIEPQALHERCPVFIGSKELVEEVERLIAENAGATA, encoded by the coding sequence ATGGACCACAACAAAATGGCCCTGCCCGTCGGTGCCACCCTCGACCGCTTCATCATGCGCAAGCAGGAAGACTTCCCCTACGCCACCGGGGAACTCTCGCAGCTGCTGCGTGACATAGCACTGGCGGCCAAAATCGTTAATCGCGAAATCAACCGCTCGGGCCTTATTGACATTGCCGGGGCCTACGGCAGCCAAAACGTGCAGGGCGAAGACCAGCAAAAGCTCGACGTGGTGGCCAACATCCGCTTCATCCGGGCCCTGCGCAACGGCGGTGAGGTATGCACCATCATCTCGGAGGAGGACGAGGAGATGATTCAAACCGGCAACGTGCAGGGCAAGTACGTGGTGGCCATCGACCCGCTCGACGGCTCGTCGAACATCGACGTGAACGTGAGCATCGGCACCATTTTCAGCATCTACCGGCGCATGTCGCCCACCGGCCGCGATGGCACGGCCGCCGACTGCCTCCAGCCCGGCACCCACCAGGTGGCCGCTGGCTACGTCATCTACGGCTCCAGCACCATGCTCGTGTACACCACCGGCAACGGCGTAAACGGCTTCACTTACGAGCCCTCACTGGGCGAATTTTTCCTCTCGCACCCCGACATTCAAACGCCCACCACCGGCACCGTCTACTCCGTGAACGAGGGCAGCTCCTCCTCGTTTGCGCCCGCTGTGGCAGCCTACGTGCAGCAATGCAAGGCGCAGGGCTTCTCGGCCCGTTACATCGGCTCGCTAGTAGCCGATTTTCACCGCAACCTACTCAAGGGTGGCATCTATTTTTACCCCGCCACTGCCAAAAACTCCAGCGGCAAGCTCCGCCTTATGTACGAATGCAACCCGCTGGCATTCATTGTAGAACAGGCCGGGGGCAAAAGCTCGAACGGCACCCGCCGTACCATGGAAATCGAGCCCCAGGCGCTGCACGAGCGCTGCCCCGTTTTCATCGGCAGCAAAGAGTTGGTGGAAGAAGTCGAGCGGCTAATTGCCGAAAACGCCGGGGCCACGGCGTAG
- a CDS encoding alpha/beta hydrolase yields MSTEHHLVVPRTARYHQLGTPSAATRRVWFVCHGYRQLAAYFIRHFAALAAADPGLVVVAPEGLSRFYLHGHDGRVGTSWMTRDDRQHEIDDQIGFLNKLVGHVLGRCPAGVPVTLLGFSQGTATVGRWLVQAPFRPAHLVLWAGTFPPDTNPEATEQLVRNLPITLVVGEHDEYLTPSLVAQQQAHLRQMGALLAVRTFTGGHALNQEILAQLGSVKKA; encoded by the coding sequence ATGTCCACTGAGCACCACCTTGTTGTGCCGCGCACGGCCCGCTACCACCAATTGGGCACGCCCTCAGCTGCCACGCGGCGGGTGTGGTTCGTGTGCCACGGCTACAGGCAATTGGCGGCGTATTTCATCCGGCACTTTGCCGCCCTAGCGGCGGCCGATCCGGGCTTGGTAGTGGTGGCTCCCGAAGGCCTGTCGCGCTTCTACCTGCACGGCCACGACGGCCGCGTGGGTACCAGTTGGATGACCCGCGACGACCGCCAACATGAAATCGACGACCAAATCGGCTTCCTAAACAAGCTCGTTGGCCACGTGTTGGGCCGCTGCCCGGCCGGGGTGCCGGTTACGCTGCTGGGCTTTTCACAAGGCACGGCCACCGTGGGCCGCTGGCTGGTGCAGGCGCCGTTTCGGCCGGCGCACTTGGTGTTATGGGCTGGCACATTCCCACCCGATACCAATCCAGAAGCGACCGAGCAATTAGTTCGAAACCTGCCTATTACCCTTGTAGTGGGCGAGCACGACGAGTACCTGACACCGTCCCTGGTGGCGCAGCAACAAGCCCACTTGCGGCAAATGGGGGCCCTGCTTGCGGTACGCACCTTTACCGGCGGGCACGCCCTGAACCAGGAAATCCTGGCCCAGTTGGGCAGCGTCAAAAAGGCCTAG
- a CDS encoding OmpA family protein: MDNLSKRLLQASCAVALSATAIQPGMAQSTGKLLKTGNKFFEQENYRASIPYYEQVLAKDPNNAKALFNAGIAYLSFDKEKASDYIYKAQRLKPKVSKDVEYWLGRVDHLNYNFDEAIAHYQSYNATLKAKKSNEVRRQEVAQLIQHSKNAKVLFNSPKDIFVKNLGPSINTQYAEHSPVISSDDKVLLFTSRGQYTGAATNKKKLAADGEYFEEIYESRRIDDENWEKPRSLGQALVTKGHDASTQLYDNDSKLLMYRDDENGDIFSSDKVNGEWTAPKKLNSNINSKAYESDAYITPDGKTLYFSTGKYSEDGTLDLYYSTRGSDGDWGPAKSMGGAINTKYDDDSPYLSKDGKTLYFSSRGHNTMGGYDIFKSAYDSIGHKWGAPENMGYPINTPDDDSYYRLSPDGSYAYLSSYRIGGYGEKDIYTINYIKNATVKGKVFAKDSTTVIPGVELVFSGKQADNTPLSFRDVSKPDGSYQVAMLSGRTYQVAVSKDGKNIETQEFAIPVSTNDSTTITKNFYIAYIDTSMASMYPFSKIYFDTDKYKLRPESIVVLNDIAQKLVAAPGLNIQVEGHCDSRNTDEYNMVLGQNRANAAKKYLVTKGVADTRLTTVSYGERRPAAPNDSPENMQLNRRDEFRVVLKEGETMPMTTPAAAPAVGAPMGAPTTPPAAPQPPLPGKSKAKMADGTKVKTKVDEDSDKVKVKTKGAAGEKSKTVSKNGEVDSKAKDATGAKDKVKIKPE, from the coding sequence ATGGATAACTTATCCAAACGGTTATTGCAGGCTTCCTGCGCCGTGGCCCTGAGTGCCACCGCCATCCAGCCCGGCATGGCCCAAAGCACGGGTAAACTGCTAAAAACCGGTAACAAGTTTTTTGAGCAGGAAAACTATCGCGCTTCGATTCCCTATTATGAGCAGGTGCTGGCCAAAGACCCCAACAATGCAAAGGCATTGTTCAACGCCGGTATTGCGTACCTCAGCTTTGATAAGGAAAAGGCTAGCGATTATATCTACAAGGCCCAACGTCTTAAGCCCAAAGTTTCGAAAGATGTAGAGTATTGGCTCGGCCGCGTCGACCACTTGAATTACAATTTCGACGAAGCCATTGCTCATTACCAGTCGTACAACGCTACGCTCAAGGCTAAGAAGAGCAACGAGGTACGCCGGCAGGAAGTGGCGCAGCTAATTCAGCACTCGAAGAATGCCAAGGTGCTTTTCAATTCACCCAAGGACATCTTCGTGAAGAACCTGGGCCCCAGCATCAACACCCAATACGCCGAGCACAGCCCAGTAATTTCGTCGGACGACAAAGTACTGCTCTTCACCTCACGCGGGCAATACACGGGCGCCGCCACCAATAAAAAGAAGCTGGCGGCTGACGGCGAATACTTTGAAGAAATTTACGAATCGCGCCGGATTGATGACGAGAACTGGGAAAAGCCCCGCTCGTTGGGCCAAGCCCTCGTGACTAAAGGCCACGATGCTTCGACGCAGCTTTACGACAATGACTCGAAGCTGTTGATGTACCGCGACGACGAAAACGGCGATATCTTCAGTTCGGACAAAGTAAACGGCGAGTGGACGGCTCCTAAGAAGCTGAATAGCAACATTAACTCGAAAGCTTACGAGTCGGACGCTTACATTACGCCCGACGGTAAAACGTTGTACTTTTCGACCGGCAAGTACTCGGAAGATGGCACGCTGGACTTGTACTATTCGACCCGCGGGTCGGATGGTGATTGGGGCCCCGCTAAATCGATGGGCGGTGCCATTAATACCAAGTACGACGACGACAGCCCGTACTTGAGCAAAGACGGCAAAACGCTGTACTTCTCGTCGCGTGGCCACAACACCATGGGCGGCTACGATATTTTTAAGAGCGCCTACGACAGCATCGGGCACAAATGGGGAGCACCTGAGAACATGGGCTACCCCATCAATACCCCCGATGATGATAGCTACTACCGCCTAAGCCCCGACGGCTCGTATGCTTACCTAAGCAGCTACCGCATTGGCGGCTACGGCGAGAAGGACATCTACACCATCAACTACATCAAGAACGCCACCGTCAAAGGGAAGGTGTTTGCCAAAGACAGCACCACGGTAATTCCAGGTGTGGAGTTGGTGTTTAGCGGCAAACAGGCGGATAACACGCCGCTGAGCTTCCGCGACGTAAGCAAGCCCGACGGTTCATACCAAGTGGCCATGCTCTCAGGCCGCACCTACCAGGTGGCTGTAAGTAAGGACGGCAAAAACATTGAAACCCAGGAGTTCGCCATTCCGGTGTCGACTAACGACTCGACCACCATCACCAAGAATTTCTACATTGCCTACATCGACACTTCGATGGCCAGCATGTACCCATTTAGCAAAATTTACTTCGACACCGACAAGTACAAGTTGCGGCCGGAGTCGATTGTGGTACTAAACGACATTGCCCAGAAATTGGTGGCGGCCCCAGGCTTGAACATCCAGGTGGAAGGCCATTGCGACTCGCGCAACACGGACGAGTACAACATGGTGCTCGGCCAGAACCGCGCCAATGCAGCTAAGAAGTACTTGGTTACCAAAGGCGTGGCGGATACCCGCCTGACTACGGTGAGCTACGGCGAGCGCCGCCCGGCAGCTCCGAACGATTCGCCGGAGAACATGCAGCTTAACCGCCGCGATGAGTTCCGCGTAGTGCTGAAGGAAGGCGAAACCATGCCGATGACGACTCCTGCTGCTGCCCCGGCCGTCGGTGCTCCGATGGGGGCCCCCACGACACCGCCCGCCGCCCCGCAGCCGCCGCTGCCCGGGAAGAGCAAGGCTAAAATGGCCGACGGCACCAAGGTGAAAACCAAAGTGGACGAGGACTCGGACAAAGTAAAAGTGAAAACCAAAGGCGCGGCCGGCGAGAAATCCAAAACTGTCTCCAAGAACGGCGAGGTAGACTCGAAGGCTAAGGACGCCACTGGCGCAAAAGATAAAGTGAAAATCAAACCGGAATAG